The window GATTGCTTGTGGAATCAAGGTTTCCATATAAGGATAAATACCTAACCACGAAATTTCAGGCACACCGCTAATCAGCGTTGGCTCGAAAAGTTTGCCTTCAATGAGTTCTAAAACAGATTTTCCGGCGAATACAAAGGCCATTAAGTACATAAATGAGCCCGTAAACATAAAGAATGGTTTAAGCGGTAATTTCACCACGGTATAGCGCATCACGAAGTAGCAAATGGTGAGAATAATTGCGCCGACAATGATACCTGCGAAAAGGTAGATAAAACTGACCGCACTTTTCGCATCACCCACAAGGGCATAGTAGAATAATACGGTTTCCGCCCCTTCGCGATATACGGCTAAGAAGCTGGTAAGCCATAAGCCAATGAGTGAGCCTGTGGTGAGGGCAGTAGAGAGTTTGCCTTCTAAATAACGTTTCCAGTTTTGTGCTTCAACTTTAGATAACAACCAGTAACTCATCATAAAGAGCATGACGACGGCAAAAATCATCGTAAAGCCTTCGAGCAATTCGCGGTTTTGACCGGAGTTTTCAAAGATAAGCTGGAAGATAAATGCGGTAATCACACTGGCAATTAACGCCACATAAACAGACTGACGAATAACTGGCAATTTATCTTGGTAGTTATTTTTAATTAAGTAAGTCACGATAGCGGCAACAATCAATAAGGCTTCCAAACCTTCACGAAGGATGATTAAAAGGCTATATAAGAACATAGACCAATCGCTTTGTTCTTCGCCCTGTAACATTTCAACCGCTTTAGTTAGATTCTGGTTTAGACCATCAGCTTGAGCTTGTAACTTATCACCTTGTTCAGCTTTCATTAAACTCACGAGACGAGTAAAGTAGCCTTCAAGTTCAGCTTTAAAGTTACTGTCACGAGAACCCACTTTGTTTTCCATTCCAGTGCTTTCAAACACGTCGAAATAGGTGTCTTGTACGGAAAGAATCGCTTTTTTGCTTTCACCTTGTTGATAGAGGGCAATAGCTTGTTGAATACGTTGGTTGATCTCTTGTTTAATCTTATTCCAATCTTGCTCTTGTTGGTTATCAGTTGCTTGCTGTGCCGTATTGGATTGAACGTTTTGTTCTTCTCGTGTGGTTGGTAAGTTAGGCAAGTTTTCTTCAATATCTTGTAATAATTGCGTGCTTTGATAACCAAGTTCTGTAATTTGATCCGCTTGTTCACTTAAACGAATGATGTTGTAAAACTGTTGGTTAATCGCGGCTGAGATTTCTGCAGAGCGATTTTGGCGAATGGACATTTCCATTTCTGAGTTTTTATAGCCATCATATTGTGCTTGTTGGAACAATTTTTTGGCATTGGCAAGATTACCATTTTGATAAGCATCGATCCCTTGAGCGATCAAGTCATCAATGGTTTTAAAACTTTGTTGCCAATAAGGGGCAATCGCTTGATTATCATAAACGCCATGTTGTCCATCGGCATTGAGTTGATGGCCTTCAACTAATGATGGCAACACTTCTTTTAATTCTTTTTTGAGCTGATCAATTTTAGTCTGAATATCTTTTTGTGAGCTGCCCTCACCGATCATTTTACGGATTTCGCCAAAAGTCGCTTCCATTTGGTAGCTTTTTTGTGCTGAGAAATTGATACGAATTGGGCCTTCTAGATTTTCAAAGACTTCAAAATAAGCCATTTGCACTTCAGTACGGGCGTCATCTGTATTGCCTTGTTGGATAAGTTGAGACGTTTTATCTAAGCGAGCCGTAATATCATCAACCCATTGTTGATAGTTATCTTGTGCAAAGAGTGAAGAAGAAAAGGCGAGTGAAAAAATTAAAAAGAAAAATCGAATAGAACGGAATAGCATCGTCTATTTACCTCATTACCTCAAATGAAATTAATTCCTATTTATAATTATCCTTTGATATTAGTGAAATGACAATAAATAATTCTAATTTTTGTGATGGAGATCAAAAAATTCACACGAGATTGGAAATCTAGAGACGGTTCTTTTATGCGAAAAAGAATAAAGCGCCCTTGCTAGCGCTTTATGGAGATATAAAAGTGCGGTCAGAAATAAGCCTATTTATTGAGCCGGCGTAGCTTCTTCAACAGGCGCTTTATTATCTAACACATCCCATACACTTTCTTGTTTTGGTGATTCAGGTTGTTCAGGTTGTGGCGATTGCGTAGTTTGCGTCGCGGTAGCAGTCGCAGTACTCGTTGTTTGTGCTGAAGCACAGAAATTTTGATCTTTATTTGCCCAAACAGGGATTGTTCGGCTACTACCACAACTCCAACTACCGTAAGCATTGATGCCAACCCATTTAATTGTAGAAGGTTGACCAAGTTTCAGTTTTTCAATGACCACACGGTTTAAGTAATCTTTATAGATTTGTAATGCACCTGAGGCACCTGTTAATTTGGTTTCACCGTTATCATCACGACCTAACCAAATGGTGCTAACATTTTTACCATCAATACCCACAAACCACGTATCACGGGCATCGTTGGTCGTACCTGTTTTACCCGCAAGATGAAGATCCGCATAATCATTTTGTAAACTACGCGCAGTACCACGTTCTACGGTTTGTTGCATCGCATATAAGGTTTGATAAGCCGCTTCTCTTGGCACCACTTGATCCGGCACTGTATTGTGTTCGTAAATAATATTTCCTTGACGATCGGCAATGCTTTGAATGGTACTTAACTCAATTTTGCCACCTTGATTTGCAATGGTTTGATAGAGTTTGGTTACATCATAAGGTGAAATACTGTAAGAACCGAGCAAGGTTGCAGGCACTTTGGGAATGGCTACATTATCCCAACCCATGGCTTTTTGCGTATCAATCACTTTGCTCAAGCCGACTTTCATCCCAATATTTACCGTTGGAATATTCAGCGAGCGAGCAAGGGCGTCCATTAGCATCACCGAACCACTATATTTGCGATCGTAGTTACGAGGTTGCCAAGGTTGGCTACCTTTAACATAAATCGTGATTGGTTGGTTTTGAATTGGTGTATTTAAACGGAATTGTTCCGGATTCATCAGTGCGGTCAAATAAATGGATGGTTTTACTAAAGAACCAATTTGACGTTTTGACATTAACGCACGGTTAAAGCCCGCATATTCTGTTTGTAATCCACCGACAACAGCGCGTACTTCACCCAGGTGATAATCCGCGATAATCATTGCACCTTCTAAATGTGGATTTTTAGTTTGTAGTTGTAACTGATTAACCGTATTCACTACGGCATTTTCAGCTTGTGCCTGTTGTTTTAAATCCATGGTGGAGAAAATTCTCGCACCAAGTAGTGCAGAGGTTTTGTTTTCCCCTAATTGACGGCGAAGATCCGCTTGTAATGTTTGGATGAAAGCAGGGTATTTACGTGAAATTTGACCTTTAGCTTGCACGCCTAATGGACGTTTACTCAACATCTCATAAAGCTCATCCCCAATCATTTGGTGATCAAGCATCAGTTTCAATACTACATTTCGGCGATCGAGGGCATATTGTGGATTTCGCCATGGATTATAAAGGGATGGTCCTTTCACCATGCCAACTAAAAGGGCAATTTGGTCTAGGCTAATTTCACGGATAGAACGACCAAAATAAAATTGGCTCGCCAGTGCAAAACCGTGAATTTGAATATCACCATTTTGACCAAGGTAAATCTCGTTCAGATAGGTTTCTAAGATACGGTTTTTATCATATCGCCAATCTAACACCAATGACATTAAAGCTTCATTGGCTTTACGTGTCAGAGAACGTTCGCTGGATAAAAATAGGTTTTTAACTAATTGCTGTGTGAGCGTACTGCCGCCTTGAACCGTTTGACCGGCTTTAATATTGGCAATCATTGCCCGCACAATCCCCACTGGATTAATCCCGTTATGCTCATAAAAACGGCGATCCTCTGTGAGTAATAAGGCATCGATGAGTAAACGAGGGTATTGCTGTAACGGAATGGCTAAACGATCTTCATTATCTGATTCCAACATTGCAATTAATTTAGGCGCAAGACGGAATTCATCAACCGCTTTTACGTTGACTAAGTCTTCAATACGAGAAAGTTTGTTATCCGTAAAACGTAAACGTAATACACGCTGTGGTTCAGGTTTGTCAGGATAAGGGAATGCGCGACGAAGTAATACGATGGTATCCTCTTCGAGTTTAAAATCACCCGGTGCTGCAATCATTGTGGTTTGACGGTATTCGTTATCGAGTAAGATTTGAATGACCTCGTCAAAAGAAAGGTTATCAGATAGTTTTACGCTTTCTAAGCGACTATACACTTCAGCCGGTAAACGCCAAATCTGGCCATCCATTTTTGAGCGAATTTGCCAGTCTAAATAGCCACCATAAAATACGGCAAGCGTCCCTAAAGTAAAGGCTGCTTTAGCTAAAAAGATTTTACAAGAACGGCGCTTATCTGGTGCTTGCGTTTCTTGTTGCTCTGGTGAGGTTTTTTCCGTTTCCGACATAATATTAGCTTCAGAGAATGAGGTTAAGCAATAAATTCAAAATAGGCATTAAGAAAGTGGATGAAGTCTGTTGTACCGCAGAAGGCGATGCTTTCTTCATCATAATAATGGAAGTCGTCTTCTAAAATTTCATCTGTTTCAATCGCAAGGTTATTGGCACGAATTATCACTTCATCGGTATTGATAAAAAGCGTGTATTCGGCACCAATCAGCGTGACTTCATCATTATTTTTAATCTGCTCACAGGCAGAAAGTGCGGTCAAAAACGCTTGAGGATTTGACCGCACTTCTGAATTAAACCAATTAGCTAGTGCAATGTGTTCCATTGAACATTTGGCGTGCACATTGCCTAGATAATGGGTAAATTGAAAATCCATATTAGATGCTGAATGAAGAACCACAGCCACAGGTGCTGGTTGCATTCGGATTGTTCACCACAAAACGAGAACCTTCCAATCCCTCAGTGTAATCAACGGTGCCGCCAATTAAGTATTGTAAACTCATTGGGTCAATCACTAATTGCACACCGGCTTTTTCAATGGTTAAGTCACCTTCATTGACTTTATCATCAAAGGTAAAACCATATTGGAAACCGCTGCAGCCACCACCGGTGATGTACACGCGTAATTTTAATTCATTGTTTTCTTCTTCGCTAATTAAACTTTTTACTTTATTGGCTGCCGCATCAGTAAAAGTTAGCGGCACGGCCATATCTAAATCTGACATATCTCTATCCCCACTTTCCTAAAAATAATCCTTGTATTATCTAATAACCTGTTAATTCATTCAAGATTTTTCACGGAATTAGTGCTATTATATGCGAATAAATCAGAATTAAATAAGGAGAAATAATGGGCATTCCATTAAGAACTGAAGAAGAAATTATTAAGTTACGTGAAGCGTGTAAATTAGCGTCTGATGTCTTAGTCATGATCGAACCTTATGTCAAAGAAGGGGTGACGACGGGAGAATTGGATCGCATTTGTCATGATTACATGGTGAACGTACAAAACGTGATTCCTGCCTGTTTAAATTATCATGGCTTCCCGAAAGCAACCTGTATTTCTATAAATGAAGTGGTTTGCCATGGTATTCCAAGCGACGATAAAAAATTAAAACAGGGCGATATTGTCAATATTGATGTGACCGTGATTAAAGACGGTTATTTCGGCGATAACTCTAAGATGTATGTCGTGGGTGAAACTAATATTCGTAGCCAAAAATTAGTTGAAGCGGCACAAGAAGCGCTTTATGTGGGATTGCGTACGGTTAAGCCGGGCATTCGTTTAAATGAAATTGGTAAAGCAGTACAAAAATATACCGAAAGCCAAGGTTTTAGCGTGGTACGTGAGTATTGCGGCCACGGCGTGGGAACTGAATTCCACTGTGAACCACAAGTATTACACTATTATGCTGATGATGGCGGTGTGATTTTAAAACCGGGTATGGTATTCACCATTGAGCCAATGATTAATGCGGGTAAAAAAGAAGTGCGTATTATGGGCGATGGTTGGACAGTAAAAACCAAAGACCGTAGCCATTCAGCGCAATATGAGCATCAAATTGTGGTTACCGAAAACGGTTGTGAAGTGATGACAATCCGTGATGAAGAAATTGCGGAAGGTCGAATTCAACGTATGATGGTCAATATTTAAAGCATCAAAAGGAAATTTGATTTATGATGAGATTTAGAACTTTCCTTCTGATCAGTTTAGTTATCGTATTTTTTGCGTGCCTTCCCCTTATTATTTTTGAGGTGATAGGAGAAGGAGAGCCTGTAATAGCTTTAGCGTGGATTGGCTACTTCGTTACACTACCAATTGGTGCAGTTGTACTAGGTGTCTTTTGGATCTGTTCAGTGTTTCATTGGATATTTGACAAAGATTAATTCCCATCATGGTTATTGAAAGCTCATTTTTATGGGCTTTTTATTTAATTAAGAGAACACTATGCTTTTTCCTTATCATTTCGATTCTCCACTCACGCCAAGTGTGGTCAAAATTCAGCGTGAAAATTTGAAGGAATTGGAACGTCAGCATTTTTCTGATTATTCTGTTTTTGAGCTGATTGCTAACCGTACACAATTTTGTGATGATTTGTTAAAACAGCTTTGGCAGCAATTTGAATTAGATAAAGCTCATCTCACCTTAATTGCAGTAGGTGGGTACGGAAGACAAGAAATCTTTCCTTTATCTGACCTAGATGTTCTTATTCTTTCAAAAGAAGAAAGAGGCGTTGAAACGGAAGAAAAAATTGCTCAGTTTGTGCAGTTCTTGTGGGATTGTGGATTCGACGTAGGGCATAGTGTTCGTTCTTTGGAAGAATGTGAGAAGGAAGGTAAACAAGACATTACTATTGCCACCAATTTACTTGAGTCTCGTTATTTATCGGGAGATGTATCCCTTTTCAATGCTTTAGAGGAAATACTGAAAAGGCCAGATTTTTGGGCGGTAAAATCATTCTTTGATGCCAAAGTACAAGAACAAATTGAACGTTATCAGCGTTATCACAACACCAGTTACAATTTAGAACCCGATTTAAAATACAGCCCAGGTGGTTTGCGGGATCTTCACCTTTTATATTGGATCGCCTTACGCCACACAGGAGAAATGACCCTTAATGGCATTTTGGAAAGCGGTTTTATTTACCCATCAGAACACCAACAATTATTAGACAGCCAAGAATTTTTATTCAAAGTGCGGTTCGCTTTGCACTTGATTTTAAAACGTTATGACAACCGACTGCTGTTTGATCGTCAAATCAAAGTGAGCGAGATGCTTGGTTTTAAAGGCGAGGGAAACCGAGGTGTGGAAAAAATGATGAAACGTTTTTTCCAAGCTTTACGCTCTATTTCTCGCTTGACCGATATCCTAATTAAGCATTATAAAGCGCATTTTTTATCAACGGATGGCGAGGTTTCTATTCATCCTTTGGATGATAATTTTGAGTTAGTGAATCAAAGCTTGTGTTTACGTAAGGAAGATGTGTTTTTACGTTCACCGGATCGTATTTTGGATCTTTTTTTCTATCTTACGCAGCATGAACAAGCCGAAATTCATTCCTCAACATTACGCCAACTTCAGATTGCGTTGGAAAGTTTGACGCAGAAATTATGTGATATTCCTGAAGCAAGAGAAAAATTTATTCGGTTATTTAATCAACCGAAAGCGATTCAGCGCGCATTTCTTCCAATGCACCAATACGGTGTGTTAACGGCTTATTTACCACAATGGCAGGGAATTGAAGGCTTAATGCAATTTGATCTTTTCCACATTTACACCGTGGATGAGCATACCTTGCGAGTGATGTTGAAGTTGGAAAGTTTCTTAGCTGAAGACGAAGCAGAATCTCATCCCATTTGCCATCAAATATTTAGTCAAATTTCTGACCGCACTTTGCTTTATGTTGCCGCACTTTTCCATGATATCGCGAAAGGGCGAGGGGGTGATCATGCGGAGTTAGGGGCTGAAGACATCGCTGACTTTGCTCGTTTGCATGGTTTTGATCGTCGAGAAATCGAAACGATGGCTTGGCTAGTGAAAGAACATTTACTCATGTCAATCACTGCGCAGCGTCGAGATATTCATGATCCGGAAGTCGTGATGAACTTTGCAGAAAATGTGCAAAATCGAGTTCGTTTAGATTATCTCACTTGTCTGACCGTTGCGGATATTTGTGCGACAAATGGTACATTATGGAATAGCTGGAAGCGTTCTCTTTTTGCCTCTTTATACGATTATACGGCGCAACAATTCCGACAAGGGATGGATTTGTTATTAGATAATGAAGAAAAGATCCTTGAAAATCGTCAATTGGCGTTGGCAATTTTATCCGAAGAAAAACCAGAATTATCGGAAGAGAAAATTTCAGCGTTGTGGCAGCGTTGCCCATCTGATTATTTCTTACGAAATAGCCCGAAACAAATTGCGTGGCATACAGAGTTATTAGCTGAATTTGATGGTGAAGTACTCGTTAAAATCAGTAACCGTTTTTCTAGCGGTGGGACTGAAATTTTCGTTTATTGCCCCGATCAAGCTAATTTGTTTAATAAAGTGGTATCAACCATTGGCGCGAAAAAATTCAGTATTCATGATGCGCAAATTTTGACATCCGATGATGGCTACGTATTCGACAGCTTTATCATCACAGAATTAAATGGTGAATTGGTTCGTTCTGAACGTCGCCGAGAATTAGAGACGGTATTAACCTCTGTTTTATTAGGTGAAAAATTGCCATCCATGTCTTTTGCAAATAATCGACAGTTGCAACATTTTACCGTAAAAACAGATGTACGTTTTTTGAAAGAAACTAAAAAAGAGCATACCGAATTAGAAGTGGTGGCTTTAGATAAACCCGGTTTATTGGCTCAAATCAGTCAAATTTTTACCGAGTTAAAACTCAATCTCTGGAATGCAAAAATCACGACAGTGGGAGAAAAAGCTGAAGACTTTTTTATTCTAACAAACGAGAAAGGCACAGCATTAACCGAAGAGGAAAGGGGGGGGTTAGAAAACGTGCTCTATGAACGCTTATAATATGAAATAAAAAAGTGCGGTTAAATTTAACCGCACTTTTATATTTTAAGCCACTGCGGCAAATGCAATATCAGCGGCAGCAAGCGTTTTTTCAATGTCTTCATTTGTATGTGCTAAAGACATAAAGCCTGCTTCAAAAGCAGAAGGAGCAAGGTAAACACCTTGATCGAGCATTTTATGGAAGAACACTTTGAATTTTTCGGTATCACATTTCATGACTTCTGCATAAGAGGTAACTTGTTTTTGGTCAGTGAAGAAAATACCAAACATGCCGCCTACATGATTAATCACAAATGGTACATTGTGTTTTTGGGCTAATGCTTTTAAGCCATCACAAAGTTTTGTAGTTAATTCTGCAAGGTGTTGTTCATTACCTGCTTTTTTCAATTCAGTTAAACAGGCTAAACCTGCCGCCATTGCAATCGGGTTACCTGAAAGAGTACCTGCTTGATAAACAGGGCCGGTTGGTGCGAGGTGTTGCATAATCACTTTTTTACCGCCAACAGCACCCACTGGCATACCGCCACCAATGACTTTACCTAATGTGGTGAGATCAGGTGTTACACCATAGTAAGCTTGTGCACCAGCAAGTGAAACACGGAAACCTGTCATGACTTCATCAATAATGAAAAGTGCACCATATTGGTCACAGATTTCGCGAATGCCTTGTAAGAAACCTTCTTTTGGCGGAATACAGTTCATGTTGCCTGCGACAGGTTCAATAATCACACAAGCGATGTCGTTAGGAAATTCTTCAAATAATTTTTTAACAGAATCAAGATTGTTATATTCTGCAGTTAAAGTGTGTTTTGCAAAATCTTCAGGCACACCTGGCGAGCTTGGTTGACCAAGTGTTAACGCCCCCGATCCTGCTTTTACTAGAAGTGAATCAGAATGGCCGTGGTAACAACCTTCAAATTTTAAGATTTTGCTTCTATTGGTATAACCACGCGCGAGACGAATGGCTGTCATGGTCGCTTCAGTACCCGAACTCACCATACGAACCATTTCAATTGATGGCACTATTTCACAGACTAATTCCGCTAAATCAATTTCAGAGGGGGTTGGTGCACCAAAACTTAAACCATTTTCTGCCGCTTTTAATACAGCATCTAAAATAGTAGGGTGGTTGTGACCTAAAATCATTGGCCCCCACGAACCCACGTAATCGATATATTGTTTGCCTTCAGTATCGTAAATATAAGCGCCTTTGGCTTTTTGAATAAATACAGGTGTACCACCTACGCCTTTAAAGGCACGAACGGGGGAGTTTACACCACCAGGAATAACTTCTTGTGCACGAGAGAAAAGTGCGGTTGATTTTGTCATAATTTTAATCCTTATATTAATAGTAAGCATATTGTACTAAAAAACTGAATTTGAGAAAAATCTTTGTGTGCTGATTTTTCTTTATGTTATCCTTTGCAAAAAAATTTTTAGGATAAAAACTATGCTAAGTCTTCTCGTCACTTTTTTAGGGGCATTGTTAACCTTAATTGTCATGCGACCAATTGCTAATAAAATTGGTTTGGTTGATAAACCGAATTATCGTAAACGTCACCAAGGTGCGATTCCGCTCATTGGCGGTGTTTCTCTTTTTATGGGAAACCTTTGCTATTATTTAATGGAGTGGGATCAACTTCGTTTACCTTATCTTTATATATTCAGTATTTTTGTTCTACTGGCAATTGGTATATTAGATGACCGCTTCGATATTAGCCCCTTCTTGCGTGCAGGAATTCAAGCAGTGCTTGCGATTTTAATGATCGACTTGGGTAATGTTTATTTAGATCATTTAGGCCAGATTCTCGGACCATTCCAATTAACACTTGGTTCTATTGGATTGATTATTACCGTATTTGCGACAATTGCGATTATTAATGCCTTTAATATGATTGATGGTATCGATGGATTATTGGGTGGATTATCAATTGTTTCCTTTGCTGCCATTGGTATTTTAATGTTCCGTGATGGACAGATGGATATGGCATATTGGAGTTTTGCCTTAATTGTAGCGATTTTACCTTATCTATTATTAAACTTAGGGATTCCATTCGGACCAAAATATAAAGTGTTCATGGGCGATGCAGGAAGTACTTTAATCGGCTTTACTATTATTTGGATTCTACTTTTAAGTACACAAGGAAAAGGACATCCGATGAATCCAGTGACCGCACTTTGGATTATTGCAGTGCCTTTAATTGATATGGTGGCCATTATTTATCGCCGTTTACGCAAAGGAAAAAGTCCATTCCGTCCGGATCGCTTACACGTACACCACTTAATGGTTCGTGCTGGATTAACCTCTCGCCAAGCCTTTTTATTAATTACTTTCTTTGCGGCCATTTGTGCCACAATCGGGATCTTAGGCGAAGTCTTCTATATTAATGAATGGGCAATGTTTATTGCGTTTATTGTATTATTCTTCCTTTATGCTTATTCAATAACAAAAGCATGGAAAATCACCCGTTGGGTACGAAGAATGAAACGTCGTGCACGTCGTAACAAGCAATAAATTAAATACAAGAGGGTAGCAATTTGCTATCCTTTTTTATGTTTTAGCACTAAAAATAAACGAATACATAATAAATTCTATACAAATTGAACAAAAATTTATCTTTTGATATTTTTTTTCAAAAAAGTGCTAGACAAGGTATTTGGAAATCATTAATATACGCCCCTGCAACGACGCAGTAACGCGTTCGTAGCTCAGTTGGATAGAGCGTTGGCCTCCGGAGCCAAAGGTCGCAAGTTCGAATCTTGTCGAGCGCGCCAGAAGTCAATGCGATGAACAACTAATCAATGGTGGCTATAGCTCAGTTGGTAGAGCCCTGGATTGTGATTCCAGTTGTCGTGGGTTCGAATCCCATTAGCCACCCCATCTTCTCTTAATTGAGAAATCTGACGGCGAGTAGCGCAGCTTGGTAGCGCAACTGGTTTGGGACCAGTGGGTCGTAGGTTCAAATCCTATCTCGCCGACCAATTTATTTTTTGCTCTTTAACAATATATCAGACAATCTGTGTGGGCACTTGTTGATTGACTTGTTTTAAAAATATTTTTAATTTTGAAGTCTTAATAGGTGCTAACTAGAAATTCATAATACTTTTTTAAGTGGTGACATTTTATGTCAGCAGTATTGAGCGATTAAACTTGAATTGAAGAGTTTGATCATGGCTCAGATTGAACGCTGGCGGCAGGCTTAACACATGCAAGTCGAACGGTAACATAAAGAAGCTTGCTTCTTTGATGACGAGTGGCGGACGGGTGAGTAATGCTTGGGAATCTAGCTTATGGAGGGGGATAACTACGGGAAACTGTAGCTAATACCGCGTAGAATCGAGAGATGAAAGTGTGGGACCTTCGGGCCACATGCCATAGGATGAGCCCAAGTGGGATTAGGTAGTTGGTGAGGTAAAGGCTCACCAAGCCGACGATCTCTAGCTGGTCTGAGAGGATGACCAGCCACACTGGGACTGAGACACGGCCCAGACTCCTACGGGAGGCAGCAGTGGGGAATATTGCGCAATGGGGGCAACCCTGACGCAGCCATGCCGCGTGAATGAAGAAGGCCTTCGGGTTGTAAAGTTCTTTCGGTAGCGAGGAAGGCATTTAGTTTAATAGACTAGGTGATTGACGTTAACTACAGAAGAAGCACCGGCTAACTCCGTGCCAGCAGCCGCGGTAATACGGAGGGTGCGAGCGTTAATCGGAATAACTGGGCGTAAAGGGCACGCAGGCGGTGACTTAAGTG is drawn from Haemophilus parainfluenzae and contains these coding sequences:
- the wecA gene encoding UDP-N-acetylglucosamine--undecaprenyl-phosphate N-acetylglucosaminephosphotransferase translates to MLSLLVTFLGALLTLIVMRPIANKIGLVDKPNYRKRHQGAIPLIGGVSLFMGNLCYYLMEWDQLRLPYLYIFSIFVLLAIGILDDRFDISPFLRAGIQAVLAILMIDLGNVYLDHLGQILGPFQLTLGSIGLIITVFATIAIINAFNMIDGIDGLLGGLSIVSFAAIGILMFRDGQMDMAYWSFALIVAILPYLLLNLGIPFGPKYKVFMGDAGSTLIGFTIIWILLLSTQGKGHPMNPVTALWIIAVPLIDMVAIIYRRLRKGKSPFRPDRLHVHHLMVRAGLTSRQAFLLITFFAAICATIGILGEVFYINEWAMFIAFIVLFFLYAYSITKAWKITRWVRRMKRRARRNKQ
- the hemL gene encoding glutamate-1-semialdehyde 2,1-aminomutase — encoded protein: MTKSTALFSRAQEVIPGGVNSPVRAFKGVGGTPVFIQKAKGAYIYDTEGKQYIDYVGSWGPMILGHNHPTILDAVLKAAENGLSFGAPTPSEIDLAELVCEIVPSIEMVRMVSSGTEATMTAIRLARGYTNRSKILKFEGCYHGHSDSLLVKAGSGALTLGQPSSPGVPEDFAKHTLTAEYNNLDSVKKLFEEFPNDIACVIIEPVAGNMNCIPPKEGFLQGIREICDQYGALFIIDEVMTGFRVSLAGAQAYYGVTPDLTTLGKVIGGGMPVGAVGGKKVIMQHLAPTGPVYQAGTLSGNPIAMAAGLACLTELKKAGNEQHLAELTTKLCDGLKALAQKHNVPFVINHVGGMFGIFFTDQKQVTSYAEVMKCDTEKFKVFFHKMLDQGVYLAPSAFEAGFMSLAHTNEDIEKTLAAADIAFAAVA